In one Ictalurus furcatus strain D&B chromosome 28, Billie_1.0, whole genome shotgun sequence genomic region, the following are encoded:
- the LOC128603191 gene encoding trichohyalin-like — protein MEKSALLTEYKIDEKILYREFKTNIRKLEKTEEELKNTELKLSKSLEHKEQQLEECKREIEDKDTELRNREKIIEKKDALLKDRNAKLKKSTEALQERDRALQERDRALQERDRALQERDRALQERDRALQEREQQLKLKDTQIKEARTQVEEKERRLVEKEKELKEKNEQLTVLKERLETNEKTLSERGEALMDTNKKLQNATEQIKEKISELEDMKKLLSEKETQLKNTDKELETSTNKLETLGQELQDKERQLQDKMIVLEQQKTELAETKQHLEEKERLLTERETQLMERDKQLQEKHRLLTENTQTLQMKDKTLEEKDTLLKQIKTELDKTNKELEDSQRHMEEKNTELENMKKLLSEKETQLKNTDKELETSTNKLETLGQELQDKERQLQDKMIVLEQQKTELAETKQHLEEKERLLTERETQLMERDKQLQEKHRLLTENTQTLQMKDKTLEEKDTLLKQIKTELDKTNKELEDSQRHMEEKNTELENMKKLLSEKETQLKNIDKELETSTNKLETLGQELQDKERQLQDKMIILEQQKTELAETKQHLEEKERLLTERETQLMERDKQLQEKHRLLTENTQTLQMKDKTLEEKDKLLREVNEELRKTSKRLEENQTQIKDKERQLENMGKELETSKNELVERDKQLQEKDRLLTENTQTLQMKDKTLEEKDTLLKQIKTELDKTNKELEDSQRHMEEKNTELENMKKLLSEKETQLKNTDKELETSTNKLETLGQELQDKERQLQDKMIVLEQQKTELAETKQYLEEKERLLTERETQLMERDKQLQEKHRLLTENTQTLQMKDKTLEEKDTLLKQIKTELDKTNKELEDSQRHMEEKNTELENMKKLLSEKETQLKNTDKELETSTNKLETLGQELQDKERQLQDKMIVLEQQKTELAETKQHLEEKERLLTERETQLMERDKQLQEKHRLLTENTQTLQMKDKTLEEKDTLLKQIKTELDKTNKELEDSQRHMEEKNTELENMKKLLSEKETQLKNTDKELETSTNKLETLGQELQDKERQLQDKMIVLEQQKTELAETKQHLEEKERLLTERETQLMERDKQLQEKHRLLTENTQTLQMKDKTLEEKDTLLKQIKTELDKTNKELEDSQRHMEEKNTELENMKKLLSEKETQLKNTDKELETSTNKLETLGQELQDKERQLQDKMIVLEQQKTELAETKQHLEEKERLLTERETQLMERDKQLQEKHRLLTENTQTLQMKDKTLEEKDTLLKQIKTELDKTNKELEDSQRHMEEKNTELENMKKLLSEKETQLKNTDKELETSTNKLETLGQELQDKERQLQDKMIVLEQQKTELAETKQHLEEKERLLTERETQLMERDKQLQEKDRLLTENTQTLQMKDKTLEEKDTLLKQIKTELDKTNKELEDSQRHMEEKNTELENMKKLLSEKETQLKNTDKELETSTNKLETLGQELQDKERQLQDKMIVLEQQKTELAETKQHLEEKERLLTERETQLMERDKQLQEKHRLLTENTQTLQMKDKTLEEKNTLLKQIKTELDKTNKELEDSQRHMEEKNTELENMKKLLSEKETQLKNTDKELETSTNKLETLGQELQDKERQLQDKMIVLEQQKTELAETKQHLEEKERLLTERETQLMERDKQLQEKHRLLTENTQTLQMKDKTLEEKDTLLKQIKTELDKTNKELEDSQRHMEEKNTELENMKKLLSEKETQLKNTDKELETSTNKLETLGQELQDKERQLQDKMIILEQQKIELAETKQHLEEKERLLTERETQLMERDKQLQEKHRLLTENTQTLQMKDKTLEEKDTLLKQIKTELDKTNKELEDSQRHMEEKNTELENMKKLLSEKETQLKNTDKELETSTNKLETLGQELQDKERQLQDKMIVLEQQKTELAETKQHLEEKERLLTERETQLMERDKQLQEKHRLLTENTQTLQMKDKTLEEKDTLLKQIKTELDKTNKELEDSQRHMEEKNTELENMKKLLSEKETQLKNTDKELETSTNKLETLGQELQDKERQLQDKMIVLEQQKTELAETKQHLEEKERLLTERETQLMERDKQLQEKHRLLTENTQTLQMKDKTLEEKDTLLKQIKTELDKTNKELEDSQRHMEEKNTELENMKKLLSEKETQLKNTDKELETSTNKLETLGQELQDKERQLQDKMIILEQQKIELAETKQHLEEKERLLTERETQLMERDKQLQEKHRLLTENTQTLQMKDKTLEEKDTLLKQIKTELDKTNKELEDSQRHMEEKNTELENMKKLLSEKETQLKNTDKELETSTNKLETLGQELQDKERQLQDKMIVLEQQKTELAETKQHLEEKERLLSERETQLMERDKQLQEKHRLLTENTQTLQMKDKTLEEKDTLLREINEELRKTSKRLEENQTQIKDKERQLENMGKELETSKNELVERDKQLQEKHRLLTENTQTLQMKDKTLEEKETLLKQIKTELDKTNKELEDSQRHMEEKNTELENMKKLLSEKETQLKNTDKELETSTNKLETPGQELQDKERQLQDKMIVLEQQKTELAEKKQHLEEKERLLTERETQLMERDKQLQEKDRLLEEKHCTNTEEFEVRQGDREWTEDERVEMEKSARLIVSGATQDSAAPIRRRNSMEGERPTLGGESSSPHSPVSVPVAELRLVLLGRTGSGKTAAGNTILGREERNQADTSTDTSTSTQQSESTQGEVAGRKVTVVDTPDWFSPGLSLEKLRQDVGHCVRLSAPGPHAFLLVIPVKQPTGEERGTLEKMEEMFGEGCWRNTMIIFSVTDELQKKNIEEFIQAGNQEVLRFVEKCGNRFHCLNIEESGDGSQVSELLEKIEKMVEGSREKFYSSEIYLETESQIRAMETKILKEREEKRIREEMELKEKIKKEVQDSLRKIEGVIQEHEGDIRQLNDQISELERKMKEEKHEEKKRELEKELKREVERRTDMEGKVKKLKEKRERERREMEERHQQEMEEIREVYEGEVRMEAERNLMKIILPELQRNILASKMKMQEEFNRQMEEKNRELESFKQRLSELTETQSA, from the exons ATGGAGAAATCTGCTCTACTGACTG aatataaaatagatgaaaaaattctttatcgtgaatttaaaacaaacatcagaaaacTGGAAAAAACTGAAGAAGAGCTAAAAAACACTGAGCTGAAACTGTCTAAATCACTGGAACATAAAGAGCAACAGCTAGAGGAGTGTAAAAGAGAAATAGAGGATAAAGACACAGaactgagaaacagagagaaaatcaTAGAGAAGAAAGACGCACTACTCAAAGATAGaaatgcaaaactaaagaagtcGACTGAAGCACtgcaggagagagacagagctctacaggagagagacagagcactacaggagagagacagagctctacaggagagagacagagctctacaggagagagacagagctctacaggagagagagcaaCAACTGAAACTGAAAGACACACAGATAAAGGAGGCACGAACACAAGTGGAGGAAAAGGAGAGAAGACTTgtggagaaggaaaaagaattAAAGGAGAAAAATGAACAGCTGACGGTTCTAAAAGAACGTTTAGAGACTAATGAGAAGACTCTTTCTGAGAGAGGTGAAGCGTTAATGGACACAAATAAAAAACTTCAAAATGCCACTGAACAGATTAAGGAGAAAATCTCAGAACTGGAGGATATGAAGAAACtgctgagtgagaaagaaacacagCTGAAGAACACAGATAAAGAACTGGAAACCAGTACaaataaactggagacactgggACAGGAGCTGCAGGACAAGGAGAGACAACTACAGGACAAGATGATCGTACTGGAACAACAGAAAACTGAGTtagcagaaacaaaacaacatcttgaagagaaagagaggcttctaactgagagagagacacagctaatggaaagagacaaacagcttcaggagaaacacagacttctgacagaaaatacacaaacactgcagatgaAGGACAAGACACTGGAAGAGAAGGACACGCTgctcaaacagataaaaactgaACTGGACAAAACAAATAAGGAATTAGAAGACAGTCAGCGACACATggaggagaaaaacacagaactgGAGAATATGAAGAAACtgctgagtgagaaagaaacacagCTGAAGAACACAGATAAAGAACTGGAAACCAGTACaaataaactggagacactgggACAGGAGCTGCAGGACAAGGAGAGACAACTACAGGACAAGATGATCGTACTGGAACAACAGAAAACTGAGTtagcagaaacaaaacaacatcttgaagagaaagagaggcttctaactgagagagagacacagctaatggaaagagacaaacagcttcaggagaaacacagacttctgacagaaaatacacaaacactgcagatgaAGGACAAGACACTGGAAGAGAAGGACACGCTgctcaaacagataaaaactgaACTGGACAAAACAAATAAGGAATTAGAAGACAGTCAGCGACACATggaggagaaaaacacagaactgGAGAATATGAAGAAACtgctgagtgagaaagaaacacagCTGAAGAACATAGATAAAGAACTGGAAACCAGTACaaataaactggagacactgggACAGGAGCTGCAGGACAAGGAGAGACAACTACAGGACAAGATGATCATACTGGAACAACAGAAAACTGAGTtagcagaaacaaaacaacatcttgaagagaaagagaggcttctaactgagagagagacacagctaatggaaagagacaaacagcttcaggagaaacacagacttctgacagaaaatacacaaacactgcagatgaAGGACAAGACACTGGAAGAGAAGGACAAGCTGCTCAGAGAGGTAAATGAGGAATTGAGAAAGACAAGTAAGAGATTAGAAGAGAATCAGACACAGATAAAGGACAAAGAGAGACAACTGGAGAAcatggggaaggaactggaaaCCAGTAAAAATGAACTAGTAGAAAGAGACAAACAGCTTCAGGAGAAAGACAGACTTCTGacagaaaatacacaaacactgcagatgaAGGACAAGACACTGGAAGAGAAGGACACGCTgctcaaacagataaaaactgaACTGGACAAAACAAATAAGGAATTAGAAGACAGTCAGCGACACATggaggagaaaaacacagaactgGAGAATATGAAGAAACtgctgagtgagaaagaaacacagCTGAAGAACACAGATAAAGAACTGGAAACCAGTACaaataaactggagacactgggACAGGAGCTGCAGGACAAGGAGAGACAACTACAGGACAAGATGATCGTACTGGAACAACAGAAAACTGAGTtagcagaaacaaaacaatatcttgaagagaaagagaggcttctaactgagagagagacacagctaatggaaagagacaaacagcttcaggagaaacacagacttctgacagaaaatacacaaacactgcagatgaAGGACAAGACACTGGAAGAGAAGGACACGCTgctcaaacagataaaaactgaACTGGACAAAACAAATAAGGAATTAGAAGACAGTCAGCGACACATggaggagaaaaacacagaactgGAGAATATGAAGAAACtgctgagtgagaaagaaacacagCTGAAGAACACAGATAAAGAACTGGAAACCAGTACaaataaactggagacactgggACAGGAGCTGCAGGACAAGGAGAGACAACTACAGGACAAGATGATCGTACTGGAACAACAGAAAACTGAGTtagcagaaacaaaacaacatcttgaagagaaagagaggcttctaactgagagagagacacagctaatggaaagagacaaacagcttcaggagaaacacagacttctgacagaaaatacacaaacactgcagatgaAGGACAAGACACTGGAAGAGAAGGACACGCTgctcaaacagataaaaactgaACTGGACAAAACAAATAAGGAATTAGAAGACAGTCAGCGACACATggaggagaaaaacacagaactgGAGAATATGAAGAAACtgctgagtgagaaagaaacacagCTGAAGAACACAGATAAAGAACTGGAAACCAGTACaaataaactggagacactgggACAGGAGCTGCAGGACAAGGAGAGACAACTACAGGACAAGATGATCGTACTGGAACAACAGAAAACTGAGTtagcagaaacaaaacaacatcttgaagagaaagagaggcttctaactgagagagagacacagctaatggaaagagacaaacagcttcaggagaaacacagacttctgacagaaaatacacaaacactgcagatgaAGGACAAGACACTGGAAGAGAAGGACACGCTgctcaaacagataaaaactgaACTGGACAAAACAAATAAGGAATTAGAAGACAGTCAGCGACACATggaggagaaaaacacagaactgGAGAATATGAAGAAACtgctgagtgagaaagaaacacagCTGAAGAACACAGATAAAGAACTGGAAACCAGTACaaataaactggagacactgggACAGGAGCTGCAGGACAAGGAGAGACAACTACAGGACAAGATGATCGTACTGGAACAACAGAAAACTGAGTtagcagaaacaaaacaacatcttgaagagaaagagaggcttctaactgagagagagacacagctaatggaaagagacaaacagcttcaggagaaacacagacttctgacagaaaatacacaaacactgcagatgaAGGACAAGACACTGGAAGAGAAGGACACGCTgctcaaacagataaaaactgaACTGGACAAAACAAATAAGGAATTAGAAGACAGTCAGCGACACATggaggagaaaaacacagaactgGAGAATATGAAGAAACtgctgagtgagaaagaaacacagCTGAAGAACACAGATAAAGAACTGGAAACCAGTACaaataaactggagacactgggACAGGAGCTGCAGGACAAGGAGAGACAACTACAGGACAAGATGATCGTACTGGAACAACAGAAAACTGAGTtagcagaaacaaaacaacatcttgaagagaaagagaggcttctaactgagagagagacacagctaatggaaagagacaaacagcttcaggagaaagacagacttctgacagaaaatacacaaacactgcagatgaAGGACAAGACACTGGAAGAGAAGGACACGCTgctcaaacagataaaaactgaACTGGACAAAACAAATAAGGAATTAGAAGACAGTCAGCGACACATggaggagaaaaacacagaactgGAGAATATGAAGAAACtgctgagtgagaaagaaacacagCTGAAGAACACAGATAAAGAACTGGAAACCAGTACaaataaactggagacactgggACAGGAGCTGCAGGACAAGGAGAGACAACTACAGGACAAGATGATCGTACTGGAACAACAGAAAACTGAGTtagcagaaacaaaacaacatcttgaagagaaagagaggcttctaactgagagagagacacagctaatggaaagagacaaacagcttcaggagaaacacagacttctgacagaaaatacacaaacactgcagatgaAGGACAAGACACTGGAAGAGAAGAACACGCTgctcaaacagataaaaactgaACTGGACAAAACAAATAAGGAATTAGAAGACAGTCAGCGACACATggaggagaaaaacacagaactgGAGAATATGAAGAAACtgctgagtgagaaagaaacacagCTGAAGAACACAGATAAAGAACTGGAAACCAGTACaaataaactggagacactgggACAGGAGCTGCAGGACAAGGAGAGACAACTACAGGACAAGATGATCGTACTGGAACAACAGAAAACTGAGTtagcagaaacaaaacaacatcttgaagagaaagagaggcttctaactgagagagagacacagctaatggaaagagacaaacagcttcaggagaaacacagacttctgacagaaaatacacaaacactgcagatgaAGGACAAGACACTGGAAGAGAAGGACACGCTgctcaaacagataaaaactgaACTGGACAAAACAAATAAGGAATTAGAAGACAGTCAGCGACACATggaggagaaaaacacagaactgGAGAATATGAAGAAACtgctgagtgagaaagaaacacagCTGAAGAACACAGATAAAGAACTGGAAACCAGTACaaataaactggagacactgggACAGGAGCTGCAGGACAAGGAGAGACAACTACAGGACAAGATGATCATACTGGAACAACAGAAAATTGAGTtagcagaaacaaaacaacatcttgaagagaaagagaggcttctaactgagagagagacacagctaatggaaagagacaaacagcttcaggagaaacacagacttctgacagaaaatacacaaacactgcagatgaAGGACAAGACACTGGAAGAGAAGGACACGCTgctcaaacagataaaaactgaACTGGACAAAACAAATAAGGAATTAGAAGACAGTCAGCGACACATggaggagaaaaacacagaactgGAGAATATGAAGAAACtgctgagtgagaaagaaacacagCTGAAGAACACAGATAAAGAACTGGAAACCAGTACaaataaactggagacactgggACAGGAGCTGCAGGACAAGGAGAGACAACTACAGGACAAGATGATCGTACTGGAACAACAGAAAACTGAGTtagcagaaacaaaacaacatcttgaagagaaagagaggcttctaactgagagagagacacagctaatggaaagagacaaacagcttcaggagaaacacagacttctgacagaaaatacacaaacactgcagatgaAGGACAAGACACTGGAAGAGAAGGACACGCTgctcaaacagataaaaactgaACTGGACAAAACAAATAAGGAATTAGAAGACAGTCAGCGACACATggaggagaaaaacacagaactgGAGAATATGAAGAAACtgctgagtgagaaagaaacacagCTGAAGAACACAGATAAAGAACTGGAAACCAGTACaaataaactggagacactgggACAGGAGCTGCAGGACAAGGAGAGACAACTACAGGACAAGATGATCGTACTGGAACAACAGAAAACTGAGTtagcagaaacaaaacaacatcttgaagagaaagagaggcttctaactgagagagagacacagctaatggaaagagacaaacagcttcaggagaaacacagacttctgacagaaaatacacaaacactgcagatgaAGGACAAGACACTGGAAGAGAAGGACACGCTgctcaaacagataaaaactgaACTGGACAAAACAAATAAGGAATTAGAAGACAGTCAGCGACACATggaggagaaaaacacagaactgGAGAATATGAAGAAACtgctgagtgagaaagaaacacagCTGAAGAACACAGATAAAGAACTGGAAACCAGTACaaataaactggagacactgggACAGGAGCTGCAGGACAAGGAGAGACAACTACAGGACAAGATGATCATACTGGAACAACAGAAAATTGAGTtagcagaaacaaaacaacatcttgaagagaaagagaggcttctaactgagagagagacacagctaatggaaagagacaaacagcttcaggagaaacacagacttctgacagaaaatacacaaacactgcagatgaAGGACAAGACACTGGAAGAGAAGGACACGCTgctcaaacagataaaaactgaACTGGACAAAACAAATAAGGAATTAGAAGACAGTCAGCGACACATggaggagaaaaacacagaactgGAGAATATGAAGAAACtgctgagtgagaaagaaacacagCTGAAGAACACAGATAAAGAACTGGAAACCAGTACaaataaactggagacactgggACAGGAGCTGCAGGACAAGGAGAGACAACTACAGGACAAGATGATCGTACTGGAACAACAGAAAACTGAGTtagcagaaacaaaacaacatcttgaagagaaagagaggcttctaagtgagagagagacacagctaatggaaagagacaaacagcttcaggagaaacacagacttctgacagaaaatacacaaacactgcagatgaAGGACAAGACACTGGAAGAGAAGGACACGCTGCTCAGAGAGATAAATGAGGAATTGAGAAAGACAAGTAAGAGATTAGAAGAGAATCAGACACAGATAAAGGACAAAGAGAGACAACTGGAGAAcatggggaaggaactggaaaCCAGTAAAAATGAACTAGTAGAAAGAGACAAACAGCTTCAGGAGAAACACAGACTTCTGacagaaaatacacaaacactgcagatgaAGGACAAGACACTGGAAGAGAAGGAGACACTgctcaaacagataaaaactgaACTGGACAAAACAAATAAGGAATTAGAAGACAGTCAGCGACACATggaggagaaaaacacagaactgGAGAATATGAAGAAACtgctgagtgagaaagaaacacagCTGAAGAACACAGATAAAGAACTGGAAACCAGTACAAATAAACTGGAGACACCGGGACAGGAGCTGCAGGACAAGGAGAGACAACTACAGGACAAGATGATCGTACTGGAACAACAGAAAACTGagttagcagaaaaaaaacaacatcttgaagagaaagagaggcttctaactgagagagagacacagctaATGGAAAGAGACAAACAGCTTCAGGAGAAAGACAGACTTCTAGAGGAGAAACACTGcacaaacacagaag AGTTCGAGGTTCGTCAG ggagacagagaatgGACAGAAGATGAGAGAGTGGAAATGGAGAAATCTGCTCGACTGATTG TGAGTGGAGCGACTCAGGACTCTGCAGCACCAATCAGGAGAAGAAACAGTATGGAGGGAGAGCGTCCAACAT TGGGTGGAGAATCGTCTAGTCCACATTCTCCAGTGTCGGTTCCTGTAGCAGAACTGAGGCTGGTGCTGCTGGGGAGGACAGGGTCTGGGAAGACTGCAGCAGGAAACACCATCCTGggcagagaggagaggaaccaGGCTGATACATCTACAGATACATCTACATCCACCCAGCAGAGTGAGAGCACACAGGGGGAGGTGGCTGGGAGGAAGGTGACTGTGGTGGACACTCCTGACTGGTTCTCTCCTGGACTCTCTCTGGAGAAGCTGAGACAGGACGTGGGACACTGTGTCCGTCTGTCTGCTCCAGGACCCCACGCCTTCCTCCTGGTCATACCTGTAAAGCAGCCtacaggagaggagagagggacgctggagaaaatggaggagaTGTTTGGAGAGGGATGTTGGAGAAACACCATGATCATATTCAGTGTTACTGATgagcttcagaagaagaacatTGAGGAGTTTATCCAGGCAGGAAACCAGGAGGTCCTGAGATTTGTAGAGAAATGTGGGAACAGGTTTCACTGTCTCAACATTGAGGAGAGTGGAGATGGTTCTCAGGTCTCAGAGCTGCTGGAGAAGATCGAGAAGATGGTGGAAGGAAGCAGAGAGAAATTCTACAGCAGTGAGATCTACCTGGAGACAGAATCTCAGATTAGAGCAATGGAGACAAAGATCCtgaaggaaagagaagagaaaaggatcAGAGAGGAGATGGaactgaaggaaaaaataaaaaaggaggtGCAGGACTCTCTGAGAAAGATAGAGGGAGTGATCCAGGAGCATGAAGGAGACATCAGACAACTTAATGACCAAATATCTGAACTGgagagaaagatgaaagaagagaagcatgaggagaaaaagagagaacttGAGAAGGAGCTGAAACGAGAGGTAGAGCGAAGGACAGATATGGAAGGAAAGGTGAagaaactgaaagaaaagagagagagggagaggagagagatggaggagaggcACCAACAGGAGATGGAGGAGATCAGGGAAGTCTATGAAGGAGAGGTCAGGATGGAGGCAGAGAGAAACCTCATGAAGATCATCCTGCCTGAACTCCAGAGAAACATTTTGGCCTCAAAAATGAAGATGCAGGAAGAGTTCaacagacagatggaggagaagaacagagagctgGAGAGTTTTAAACAGAGACTTTCAGAGCTCACAGAGACTCAGTCTGCTTGA